The genomic segment TCCCATGTATGCGACGCCAGTCTAAAATAGAGTAATTTATTGTTATACTACGACTATTATCCATCTGAAAGCCATTTGAGAATGATTTTTCTCATTTTATTTTGATAAACGGCGCTGAAGAAGGTCGAAGAGACAGCGGCACCACAATCTGATGGCGATCCCTTCCAGACAGGTCTCGAGTCCCGGATCCGGTACACCGGCAACCATCAAAACGGCAAATGGACATCGAAAGGCAATTATATTATAATGTAGATTACCCGGGGTGATGGTCGGAACAGGCAATAATATATTTGGAAATCCGCGTATCGTCTTCAGAGAGGAATTCGACGACTGGGCAATCCTCTTCGATCCCGACACCGGCGAGGCCTACGGCCTCAACCCGACAGGAGCATATGTCTGGAAACTGCTGGACGGAAAGCACACTCAGGACGAGATCTGCGAGGCGGTCAGGCAGTCCTATTCCGACGTCCCGGGTGGGGCGGCGACCGAGATTACAGCGTTTATAGACGAACTCACAGAGAAGGGTTTTGCAGGGCGGGATGTGACACCCCATGGAACCGGATGAAGCGGCGGTGGGGGTGATGCACACACCCCGCACCGTCGATCTCGCGATCACCCACCATTGCAACCTCAGGTGTACCTACTGCAGCCATTTCTCGAGCGCCGGCGACGCCGGCAGAGATCTCCCGACCGGCGAGTGGCTGCAATTTTTCGAGGAACTGAACAGGTGCGCCGTGATGGGCGTCACCCTCCAGGGCGGCGAACCCTTCTGCCGACCCGATCTTCCCGAACTTATTGGCGGCATTGTGAAAAACCGGATGCGCTTCTCTATTCTCTCCAACGGGACGCGGATCACCGACGAACTGGCGGCATTTATCGCCGGGACCGGGCGGTGCAACACCGTACAGGTCTCCATCGACGGATCGACCCCTGAAGTCCACGACTCGTTCCGGGGGAGAGGAACGTTCGTCCGTGCGGTGCAGGGCATCTCCCGTCTGCACGAACAGGGGGTACCGGTCTCGGTGCGGGTGACGGTCCATAGAAAGAATGTCAACGACATCGACGCGATCGCGAGGTTCCTGCTGGAAGACCTCGGTCTCCCTTCCTTTTCGACCAACGCAGCGTCCTATTTCGGTCTCTGCCGGGAGCATGCCGACGCCGTCCAGCTCACCCCCGAAGACCGCACAGCCGCCATGGCGACGCTGCTCGGTCTGAACCGGAGGTACGGGGGACGGATCTCGGCCACCGCAGGCCCACTCGCCGAGGCGGAACACTGGCTAAAGATGGAACGAGCCCGGCGCGAGGGGCGGGCGCCCCTTCCCGGCGGCGGCCATCTCACCGGCTGCGGCTGTGCCATGAGCAAAATCGCCGTCAGGGCCGACGGGGCGATCGTCCCCTGCATCCTGCTCGGCCATATTGAACTCGGGCGGATCAACCGGGACAATCTCGGGGAGATCTGGCGCACCCACCCCGAGATACAACGGATGCGAAGCCGGCGGGAGATCCCGCTCGAGCAGTTCCCCTTCTGCCAGGGCTGTCCGTACATGCCCTACTGTACCGGCAACTGCCCGGCCCTCGCCGCCACTCTGCTGGGCGACGCCTATCACCCAAGCCCTGACGCCTGCCTCCGGCGATTCCTGGAGGCCGGAGGACGACTGCCTGAGGGAGAAGCATGAACGGCAGGGGACTGGTGCAGGAGGACGAAAACTCGGGATACCCACTGCATCAACTCTATTTCTACCTCACCGACGAGTGCAACCTCGCGTGCCGCCACTGCTGGATCGCGCCCGGGTACCTGAACGCAACCACGGCCACATCGTTCCTCCCCTTCGACCTCTTTGTTTCCATCATCAGGGAGGCGCAACCACTCGGTCTCACCGGCGTGAAACTCACGGGGGGCGAGCCTCTCCTCCACCCACAAATCGCGGAGATCGTAACATTTGTCCGGGACGAAGGCCTCAGGCTCGTTGTCGAGACCAACGGGACGTTGATGACACCTGAGATTGCGCGGATCCTCGCTTCGTGTAAAGGTGCCTTTGTCTCGGTGAGCCTCGACGGCGCCGATGCGGCGACGCATGAATGGGTCCGTGGCGTTCCCGGGAGTTTTGCGGCGGCGTGTGCAGGGGTCGGGCATCTCGCGGCGGCGGGGCTCAGGCCCCAGGTGATCATGACGGTGATGCAACGGAATCAGGACCAGCTTGATGCGGTTGTACGACTCGCCAGGTCGCTCGGTGCAGGTTCCGTGAAATTCAATCTCATGCAACCGACGGCCAGGGGTGAGACGATGCATGCCAGAGGAGAGGCCCTGACAATCGAGGAACTGGTCACTCTCGGGCGGTGGGTAGAGGACGAACTGGCGTCCCGCACCGACGTTCGCCTCATCTACGGCCACCCCCCCGCCTTCAGACCACTCGGGCGGATCTTCGGGAGTGACGGGGACGGCTGCGGGGTCTGCGGGGTCTGCGGAATCCACGGAATCCTCGGAGTGATCGCCGACGGATCGTATGCACTCTGCGGGATCGGGGAGATTGTGCCCGAAATGGTTTTCGGGCATGCCGGAAAAGACCGGCTCGCAGATGTCTGGGAACGGACGCCGGTCCTAAACGAGATCAGGGAACGGCTCCCGGAGGGATTGACAGGAGTGTGCAGACGCTGTCTAATGAAAGGGCGGTGCCTCGGGAGCTGCCTCGCGCAGAACTATTATCTAAGCGGCGACTTCTGGGCGCCATTCTGGTTCTGCGAGGAAGCTGAGCGGGCCGGGGTATTCCCTGAAACCCGTCTGGTGCATGGGGCGGAGAAAGAGGGAAACCGCCTGAAACGGCCGGTCCTCGAGCACGTTGAGTGAGATATTCACGACGGGATCGGCTGGAGAGAGATCGAGCGGGCGGTGGAGCACGGGCAGCGACCGGCCGTCTCAGCAATGAGAAGGAGGATGACGGAGAGATGAAAGGAGCAGCGGAGAGAACGGGCCGAAGCATCGCCTTTGTGAGGGAGGTCCTCGCCGCCCCGCAGAAGACGGAGTTCCGGTACCGCGACCTCCGTTTCTTCCTCCCGTACCTCCGGCCGGTCTGGAAACTCGGGGCCGTCAGCCTCGCCATAACCATGGTCCTCGTCGGCCTGAGGGCGCTCGTCCCCCTCTCGGGCAAGATCTTTCTCGACTACCTGGTGCCGGGTGCCGGTGCGGCGCCGCCGACGACTCCGTTCACCCTCTCGCTGCCGACTCTTCTCCTGGCGATGCTCGTCCTCGGCGCCGCCGTCGGGGTGCTCGGACTCCTCCAGACCTATCTTCTCGTGCGGTTCAGGGAGGAGTACACCTTCGGCCTCCAGGCCGACCTCTTCGACCACGTGCTCCGCTTCCCCCTCCCCTACTTCAAGGCAGGCCAGACAGGGTACCTGATGTCCCGCATCTCCGGCGACGTCGGGGTCATGCAGTACCTCTTCTCCCAGTTCCTCCCCCAGATCATCTCGAACGTCTTCTATGTCGCC from the Methanofollis sp. genome contains:
- the scmE gene encoding SynChlorMet cassette radical SAM/SPASM protein ScmE, which gives rise to MEPDEAAVGVMHTPRTVDLAITHHCNLRCTYCSHFSSAGDAGRDLPTGEWLQFFEELNRCAVMGVTLQGGEPFCRPDLPELIGGIVKNRMRFSILSNGTRITDELAAFIAGTGRCNTVQVSIDGSTPEVHDSFRGRGTFVRAVQGISRLHEQGVPVSVRVTVHRKNVNDIDAIARFLLEDLGLPSFSTNAASYFGLCREHADAVQLTPEDRTAAMATLLGLNRRYGGRISATAGPLAEAEHWLKMERARREGRAPLPGGGHLTGCGCAMSKIAVRADGAIVPCILLGHIELGRINRDNLGEIWRTHPEIQRMRSRREIPLEQFPFCQGCPYMPYCTGNCPALAATLLGDAYHPSPDACLRRFLEAGGRLPEGEA
- the scmD gene encoding SynChlorMet cassette protein ScmD — encoded protein: MVGTGNNIFGNPRIVFREEFDDWAILFDPDTGEAYGLNPTGAYVWKLLDGKHTQDEICEAVRQSYSDVPGGAATEITAFIDELTEKGFAGRDVTPHGTG
- the scmF gene encoding SynChlorMet cassette radical SAM/SPASM protein ScmF, whose amino-acid sequence is MNGRGLVQEDENSGYPLHQLYFYLTDECNLACRHCWIAPGYLNATTATSFLPFDLFVSIIREAQPLGLTGVKLTGGEPLLHPQIAEIVTFVRDEGLRLVVETNGTLMTPEIARILASCKGAFVSVSLDGADAATHEWVRGVPGSFAAACAGVGHLAAAGLRPQVIMTVMQRNQDQLDAVVRLARSLGAGSVKFNLMQPTARGETMHARGEALTIEELVTLGRWVEDELASRTDVRLIYGHPPAFRPLGRIFGSDGDGCGVCGVCGIHGILGVIADGSYALCGIGEIVPEMVFGHAGKDRLADVWERTPVLNEIRERLPEGLTGVCRRCLMKGRCLGSCLAQNYYLSGDFWAPFWFCEEAERAGVFPETRLVHGAEKEGNRLKRPVLEHVE